A stretch of the Rosa rugosa chromosome 5, drRosRugo1.1, whole genome shotgun sequence genome encodes the following:
- the LOC133713032 gene encoding probable disease resistance protein At4g27220 isoform X3, which produces MEFLLAIGTGIVGKIGEYTVEPVIRQVGYIICYNRNLKKLQSQVGDLGDARLRVWHAVETEKRKGKQIETDVHNWLTKVEEITGEANDFLKAEHQAKIKCLHGFCPNLKNRHQLSRKSTKLVQEVVELFGKKDFSSIAYDISPEEVCVISTKDYEAFDSRTSVVKQIMDELRNSDTDIIGVYGIGGVGKTTLVKEVYRQAIKDKKLFDDVVIIVDVKQISDFEGIQKKIVDKLGMDIVGDESMDRRARRLCDRLKDKRALIILDDVVERIDLEVVGLPRLVTCKILLTSRSRQVLSVEMYTQKEFQLHVLDEKETWSLFAKMAGDVVKNSNIRTIATKVAEKCGGLPVLVVTVASALKKSGLNAWKDALRRLQKFDKEGFTEKAYLALEWSYNQLDEAELKSELKSLFLLCGLLSKNSESARIDDLLLYGMGLDLFKSLETMEEARNSLHSLLEKLKDSCLLVDSGDITCTRMHDLVRDVANRIASRDHHVLSLEHGNELKEWPNKEFLKKCTAITSPYCNIPKFPDVLECPELKIFYLWGDDHDTLEIPCNLFQDMENLKVLDLTKLCIGPSLLPSLQFLRNLQTLYFCNCLLGDIAQVGQLGNLEILSFHGSNVKLLPKEIGQLTRLRLLDLTNCSKLEVISPNVISSLKRLEELRIGKNSFSQWEYEGVMSTERSNVSLQELKHLSQLTSLQIHIPDASILPADLFTNKLERFQICIGSVWNWDDVDETLNALKLQLTISNELDPGLEMLLKITEDLYLELMESSNSNIVHQLGIEVFQQLKHLHIQNSAGLAYIINGKVSFPNLTWLAVNELNSSRFLLSSSMARCLAHLKQLHISGCQNMEEIVSIEESNEENTKNLFCQLEDLELKGLPKLTKVCSSLNSSSERMKLEDCTKGSTISEEIEETDSNGILDIVIQQFLFDNKVELPNLKKLSISGLEKLRTIWNGQFSLESSKNLESVKIDSCQSLKNIFPASMAKNLQGLSQLVVTKCGVEEIIAKDGEPQTTPTFVFPNVTYVRLKELPQLRCFYPAMHASNWPALQSLGVVGCYKLEIFSEALSSFQGKYESTTPIKQTLFSIEKVIDGLPWVSGFGVYCVELKTQLEYRAGNPAGQENQGGDRAG; this is translated from the exons ATGGAGTTTCTTCTTGCAATTGGCACTGGAATTGTTGGAAAGATTGGCGAGTACACAGTTGAACCAGTCATACGCCAAGTGGGATATATAATCTGCTACAACAGGAACCTCAAGAAACTACAGAGTCAAGTGGGTGACTTAGGTGATGCTAGACTAAGGGTGTGGCATGCTGTGGAAacggaaaaaagaaaaggtaaaCAAATTGAAACAGATGTGCACAACTGGCTGACTAAAGTGGAAGAGATCACGGGAGAAGCAAATGATTTTTTGAAAGCTGAACACCAAGCAAAGATCAAGTGTCTACATGGCTTTTGTCCTAATTTAAAGAATCGCCATCAGTTGAGCAGGAAGTCTACAAAATTGGTTCAAGAGGTCGTTGAACTCTTTGGCAAAAAAGATTTTTCTAGTATTGCATACGATATTTCCCCAGAAGAGGTATGTGTAATATCTACCAAAGATTACGAGGCTTTTGATTCAAGGACTTCAGTTGTGAAGCAAATTATGGACGAACTGAGAAACTCTGATACAGACATAATTGGGGTGTATGGTATTGGGGGAGTGGGTAAGACAACACTCGTCAAAGAAGTTTACAGGCAAGCTATAAAAGACAAGAAATTGTTTGATGATGTTGTAATAATAGTTGATGTGAAGCAAATTTCAGACTTCGAaggaattcaaaaaaaaattgttgataAGTTGGGTATGGACATTGTTGGAGATGAGAGTATGGATAGAAGAGCACGCCGTCTATGTGATAGGCTAAAAGACAAAAGGGCTCTTataattttggatgatgttgttGAAAGAATTGATTTGGAGGTTGTCGGACTTCCTCGTTTGGTGACTTGCAAAATTTTGTTGACATCTAGAAGCAGACAAGTATTATCTGTTGAGATGTATACACAAAAAGAGTTTCAGCTCCACGTATTAGACGAGAAAGAAACTTGGAGTTTATTTGCCAAGATGGCCGGTGATGTAGTCAAGAATTCCAATATACGAACAATAGCAACTAAAGTAGCTGAAAAATGTGGGGGATTGCCGGTTTTGGTTGTCACTGTCGCAAGTGCTTTAAAGAAGAGTGGACTGAATGCATGGAAAGACGCTTTGAGAAGACTACAGAAGTTTGACAAAGAAGGATTTACTGAAAAAGCATACTTGGCTCTGGAGTGGAGTTACAATCAATTAGATGAGGCGGAGCTCAAGTCGGAGCTCAAGTCATTATTCTTGCTCTGTGGACTTCTATCAAAAAACTCAGAGAGTGCTCGGATTGATGACTTGTTATTGTATGGCATGGGTTTGGATTTGTTCAAAAGTCTTGAAACAATGGAAGAAGCAAGAAATTCATTGCATTCACTGCTTGAAAAGCTAAAAGATTCTTGCTTATTGGTAGACAGTGGTGATATCACATGTACCAGAATGCACGATCTTGTACGAGATGTTGCTAACCGGATAGCATCAAGAGATCATCATGTCTTATCATTAGAACACGGAAATGAGTTGAAAGAATGGCCTAATAAGGAGTTTCTTAAAAAGTGCACCGCAATCACTTCCCCTTACTGCAATATCCCCAAATTTCCTGATGTTTTGGAATGCCCAGAACTGAAGATATTTTATTTGTGGGGTGATGATCATGACACACTAGAAATTCCATGCAACCTTTTTCAAGACATGGAAAATCTCAAGGTCTTGGATCTAACCAAGTTGTGTATTGGGCCATCACTACTTCCATCTCTTCAGTTCCTAAGGAATCTTCAGACACTATATTTCTGTAATTGCCTACTGGGAGACATAGCTCAAGTTGGGCAATTGGGAAACTTAgaaattctttcttttcatggaTCCAATGTCAAGTTGTTGCCCAAAGAAATAGGACAATTGACTCGTCTACGATTACTGGATTTGACTAATTGCTCCAAACTAGAAGTGATATCACCTAATGTTATATCAAGTTTGAAAAGGCTAGAAGAATTGAGAATAGGGAAAAATAGCTTTTCCCAATGGGAGTATGAAGGGGTCATGAGTACAGAAAGAAGTAATGTAAGCCTTCAAGAGCTAAAGCACTTGTCTCAGTTAACCTCGTTACAAATACATATACCAGATGCTAGCATTCTTCcagcagatttgttcaccaataAGTTAGAGAGATTCCAAATATGTATTGGTTctgtgtggaattgggatgatgtGGATGAAACCCTCAACGCACTAAAGCTCCAACTCACTATCAGCAATGAATTGGACCCTGGTCTAGAAATGTTGCTGAAAATAACTGAAGACTtgtatttggagttgatggagAGTTCTAATAGCAATATTGTCCATCAATTAGGTATTGAAGTTTTTCAGCAACTGAAACATCTCCACATTCAAAACAGTGCTGGACTTGCATACATCATTAATGGGAAG GTCAGTTTTCCCAACTTGACATGGTTGGCAGTGAATGAACTCAACAGTTCAAGATTCTTGTTATCATCTTCAATGGCTAGATGCCTTGCACATCTCAAACAGCTTCACATATCTGGATGTCAAAACATGGAAGAGATAGTATCAATTGAAGAATCTAATGAAGAAAATACAAAGAACTTGTTTTGCCAGCTAGAAGATCTAGAGCTAAAAGGCCTTCCAAAGCTCACTAAAGTCTGCTCTTCTCTAAATTCGTCCTCTGAGAGAATGAAATTAGAGGATTGTACTAAAGGTAGTACAATCagtgaagaaattgaagagacCGACTCAAATGGAATTCTTGACATTGTGATACAACAGTTTCTCTTTGACAACAAG GTAGAGCTTCCAAACTTGAAGAAGTTGTCCATTAGTGGCCTAGAAAAGTTGAGGACAATATGGAACGGTCAATTCTCTTTAGAAAGTTCAAAAAATCTAGAGTCTGTAAAAATTGACTCATGCCAgagtttgaaaaatatatttCCAGCGTCGATGGCCAAAAATCTTCAGGGGTTAAGCCAGTTGGTAGTGACGAAGTGTGGAGTGGAGGAAATCATTGCAAAAGATGGGGAACCACAAACAACGCCAACTTTTGTTTTCCCAAATGTCACATATGTGCGCTTAAAAGAATTGCCCCAACTTAGGTGTTTCTATCCAGCTATGCATGCTTCTAATTGGCCAGCACTTCAATCGTTGGGGGTTGTTGGATGTTACAAATTGGAGATTTTCTCTGAGGCACTTTCAAGCTTTCAAGGGAAATATGAATCAACCACTCCAATTAAACAAACTCTCTTTTCAATTGAGAAG gtgattgacggtcttccttgggtgagcggtttcggtgtgtattgtgttgaattgaagacgcagctggaatatcgag cgggtaatcctgcaggtcaggagaatcagggcggtgatcgagcgggctag